A portion of the Natronogracilivirga saccharolytica genome contains these proteins:
- a CDS encoding GYD domain-containing protein, whose protein sequence is MHTYIILSKISPDAMKEPDDFKKMAETVKQKIRKECPDVTWKDSYAVKGAYDVVDILESTDPGQVDKASMIIRSLGRSDTETMQATPWKEFLNLL, encoded by the coding sequence ATGCATACATACATTATATTGAGCAAGATTTCTCCTGATGCGATGAAGGAACCGGACGATTTCAAAAAAATGGCCGAAACGGTCAAGCAGAAAATCAGAAAAGAATGCCCGGATGTAACCTGGAAGGACAGTTATGCTGTTAAAGGCGCTTATGATGTGGTGGATATCCTGGAGTCCACAGACCCGGGCCAGGTTGACAAAGCATCGATGATCATCAGATCCCTTGGACGGTCCGACACAGAAACAATGCAGGCAACTCCGTGGAAAGAGTTTCTGAATCTGTTATAG